One region of Rhodocaloribacter litoris genomic DNA includes:
- a CDS encoding carboxypeptidase regulatory-like domain-containing protein — MRRNTAPFLSALILSLVLAGCGGGEPSGGEAAETPSGAAAGTPAPTGNAVVSGSVTFQGTPPQRQRLRLDADCQALHDGPVLAENVIVNENGTLRNVFVYVKEGLEGGPFTPPAEPVVFDQQGCVYIPHVFGIMAGQTLRILNSDPFLHNIHALPEVNRPFNFGMPKQGDVREQSFRVPEVMVRIKCDVHPWMSAYAGVLGHPFYSVTGEDGTFTIANLPAGSYVIEAWHEEYGTATQNVTVAEGETATVSFSFGAGT, encoded by the coding sequence ATGAGACGAAACACTGCCCCCTTCCTCTCAGCCCTGATCCTTTCCCTCGTCCTTGCCGGATGTGGAGGTGGAGAACCGTCCGGCGGTGAGGCGGCCGAGACCCCTTCGGGTGCGGCGGCCGGCACCCCGGCGCCGACGGGCAACGCCGTTGTTTCGGGCAGCGTCACCTTCCAGGGCACGCCTCCGCAGCGGCAGCGGCTCCGCCTGGATGCCGACTGCCAGGCCCTGCACGACGGGCCGGTCCTGGCCGAGAACGTGATCGTCAACGAGAACGGCACGCTCCGCAACGTCTTCGTCTATGTGAAGGAAGGGCTGGAAGGGGGCCCGTTCACCCCGCCGGCCGAGCCGGTCGTCTTCGACCAGCAGGGGTGCGTCTACATCCCGCACGTCTTCGGCATCATGGCCGGTCAGACGCTCCGGATCCTCAACAGCGACCCCTTCCTGCACAACATCCATGCGCTCCCGGAGGTCAACCGGCCCTTTAACTTCGGCATGCCGAAACAGGGGGACGTGCGCGAGCAGAGCTTCCGTGTGCCCGAGGTCATGGTCCGGATCAAGTGCGACGTCCACCCGTGGATGAGCGCCTACGCCGGGGTGCTCGGTCATCCCTTCTACAGCGTCACCGGTGAGGATGGCACCTTCACCATCGCCAACCTGCCGGCCGGTTCCTACGTCATCGAGGCCTGGCACGAGGAATACGGCACCGCGACGCAGAACGTGACGGTGGCCGAAGGCGAGACGGCCACGGTCTCCTTCTCTTTCGGGGCGGGCACCTGA
- a CDS encoding DUF4382 domain-containing protein, with protein sequence MRRRFVQHKNLLWTVAVLALVFGGLTRCDSLEESTAGARGTLQLYLTDAPFPFDLVDSANVTITRVDLVPAGDSSAIRTVSETTRTFNLLDLRGGVTALLADTTLEAGTYAQLRLIVREAAVVLKDGRRFDLQVPSGAQTGIKVLLDGFVIGADSLSTLTLDFDVSESFVVQGNPDTPAGIHGFLFKPVVRPLSTGVPEAG encoded by the coding sequence ATGCGCAGGCGCTTTGTGCAGCATAAGAACCTGTTGTGGACCGTAGCCGTGCTGGCGCTGGTGTTCGGCGGCCTGACGCGGTGTGACAGCCTGGAGGAATCGACCGCCGGGGCACGTGGGACCCTGCAGCTCTACCTGACGGATGCCCCGTTCCCGTTCGATCTCGTCGATTCGGCCAACGTCACCATCACGCGTGTCGACCTCGTGCCGGCCGGCGATTCGAGCGCGATCCGGACGGTTTCGGAAACGACCCGGACCTTCAACCTGCTCGACCTGCGGGGCGGTGTCACGGCCCTGCTGGCCGATACGACGCTGGAGGCGGGAACCTATGCCCAGCTCCGCCTGATCGTGCGTGAGGCAGCCGTGGTGCTCAAGGACGGCCGGCGCTTCGACCTGCAGGTGCCCAGCGGTGCCCAGACCGGCATCAAGGTGCTCCTCGATGGCTTCGTCATCGGGGCGGATTCCCTCTCGACGCTGACGCTCGACTTCGACGTGAGCGAGTCGTTCGTGGTGCAGGGCAATCCGGACACGCCGGCCGGCATCCACGGTTTTCTCTTCAAGCCGGTCGTCCGGCCTCTGAGCACCGGGGTTCCCGAGGCCGGGTGA
- a CDS encoding cytochrome c oxidase subunit 3, with amino-acid sequence MDIPYTVTARPDTGVFNAKLGVWLFLASEVMLFGGLFAGYVFLRIGAPAWPGALHGETYAHASEVLNVPLATLNTFVLIASSVTMVMAWASLMMKNFARYRLYMGGTIALAFVFLIVKVFEYGSKFEHGLFPSESNFLAIYFTLTGLHALHVIGGIIVNTYFWGPGAKMWRTDPKRFTNRIEVAGLYWHFVDLVWIFLFPTIYLL; translated from the coding sequence ATGGACATCCCCTACACCGTAACCGCCCGGCCGGACACCGGGGTCTTCAATGCCAAGCTCGGTGTCTGGCTGTTTCTCGCCTCCGAGGTGATGCTCTTCGGCGGGCTCTTTGCCGGCTACGTCTTCCTGCGCATCGGCGCACCGGCCTGGCCCGGTGCGCTGCACGGCGAGACGTACGCCCATGCCTCGGAAGTGCTGAACGTCCCGCTGGCCACGCTCAACACGTTCGTGCTGATCGCCTCCTCGGTGACGATGGTGATGGCCTGGGCCTCGCTCATGATGAAGAACTTCGCCCGGTACCGGCTCTACATGGGCGGCACCATCGCCCTGGCCTTTGTCTTCCTGATCGTCAAGGTGTTCGAATACGGAAGCAAGTTCGAGCATGGCCTCTTCCCCTCGGAGAGTAACTTCCTGGCCATCTACTTCACCCTCACGGGCCTGCACGCCCTCCACGTCATCGGAGGTATCATCGTCAACACCTACTTCTGGGGACCGGGGGCAAAGATGTGGCGGACCGACCCGAAACGCTTCACGAACCGCATCGAAGTAGCCGGGCTCTACTGGCACTTCGTGGACCTGGTCTGGATCTTTCTCTTCCCTACGATCTATCTCCTGTAG
- a CDS encoding PCP reductase family protein — protein sequence MKFLCVACDEAMTLKETRGPDDGSMTVVFACPACGHAVAMLTNAMETQVVRSLGVKIGGRTTPAAPMEMVRSSLTTRREGAFEDDRPASPATPPAAEAGSKCPFTGMVNAAYERTALPWTAEAEARLERIPAYVRPMVRKGIEQHARDHGYARIDAAVMDEVKGLFGL from the coding sequence ATGAAATTCCTCTGTGTCGCGTGCGACGAGGCGATGACGCTGAAAGAGACGCGCGGCCCCGACGATGGCTCGATGACCGTCGTCTTCGCCTGCCCGGCCTGCGGGCACGCTGTCGCTATGCTGACGAACGCCATGGAGACGCAGGTGGTGCGGTCGCTGGGGGTGAAGATCGGCGGGCGAACCACACCGGCCGCTCCGATGGAGATGGTGCGCTCCTCCCTGACGACCCGCCGCGAAGGGGCTTTCGAGGACGACCGGCCGGCCTCGCCGGCAACCCCACCGGCGGCGGAAGCCGGCTCGAAGTGTCCCTTCACCGGCATGGTGAACGCGGCCTACGAGCGCACCGCCCTCCCCTGGACGGCGGAGGCCGAAGCCCGGCTCGAGCGCATTCCCGCCTACGTCCGCCCGATGGTCCGCAAGGGCATCGAGCAGCACGCTCGCGACCATGGCTATGCCCGGATCGACGCGGCCGTGATGGACGAGGTGAAGGGCCTCTTCGGCCTGTGA
- a CDS encoding DUF362 domain-containing protein — protein MPYTITDACTACGLCLEACPIDAIEPGTPVFVIDRELCCDFEECVAVCPEDAIIPVPDA, from the coding sequence ATGCCCTACACCATCACCGACGCCTGCACCGCCTGCGGCCTGTGCCTCGAGGCCTGCCCCATCGACGCCATCGAGCCGGGCACGCCGGTCTTTGTGATCGACCGCGAGCTGTGTTGCGACTTCGAAGAGTGCGTCGCCGTATGCCCCGAAGACGCCATCATCCCCGTGCCGGACGCATGA
- a CDS encoding RNA-guided endonuclease TnpB family protein yields the protein MPEVIRTYRYRAYPNAEQRENLARTFGCARWVYNWGLERRTNAYYGEGKSLTYNSLAVELTQVKKREETKWLQEVSSVVLQQSLRNLERAFTNFFEQRAGYPRFKRKSANQSATYANSAFRFDPETMTLTLAKQKTPLKIRWSQKPEGEVVKVTVTLDSSGRYHVCLHCRCCVEPMPKTGKRIGVDLGLNDVVVTSDGFRSGNPKHLRKAYYRLRRAQKALSRKQKGSNNYGKARRRLAKIHARIADQRNDFIHKLTTDLVKNHDVIAVESLAVKNMMNNHCLARSISEASWGEIVRGLEYKCAWYGRTLIKVDRWFPSSKRCSDCGHIKETIPLNVHRWTCEACGVEHDRDVNAAKNILAVGATVAACGDLSKTSVAIELQGIGL from the coding sequence ATGCCCGAGGTGATACGAACATATCGTTACCGAGCCTACCCGAACGCTGAGCAGAGGGAGAACCTTGCTCGCACGTTCGGGTGTGCCCGATGGGTGTACAACTGGGGTCTGGAGCGCAGAACCAACGCCTACTACGGCGAAGGCAAGAGTCTCACCTACAACAGTCTCGCCGTGGAACTTACGCAGGTCAAGAAGCGAGAGGAGACAAAGTGGCTCCAAGAAGTCTCCAGCGTCGTACTCCAGCAATCACTTCGCAACCTCGAACGCGCCTTCACGAACTTCTTCGAGCAGCGAGCAGGCTATCCCAGGTTCAAACGTAAGAGTGCCAACCAAAGCGCGACCTACGCCAACAGCGCCTTCCGTTTCGACCCCGAAACGATGACGCTTACGCTGGCGAAGCAGAAAACGCCGCTCAAAATCCGATGGAGCCAAAAGCCGGAGGGAGAGGTTGTCAAGGTAACCGTGACGCTCGACTCTTCTGGGCGCTACCACGTCTGCCTGCACTGCCGGTGCTGTGTGGAACCAATGCCCAAAACTGGTAAACGCATCGGCGTGGATCTCGGTCTGAACGACGTAGTGGTGACCTCTGACGGTTTCCGCAGCGGTAACCCGAAGCATCTCCGCAAAGCGTATTACCGCCTGCGTCGGGCACAGAAAGCCCTCAGCCGTAAGCAAAAGGGTAGCAACAACTACGGCAAGGCAAGGCGGCGTCTGGCAAAGATCCACGCCCGCATTGCCGATCAGCGAAACGACTTCATCCACAAGCTCACGACTGATCTCGTCAAGAACCACGACGTGATCGCGGTCGAGAGTCTTGCGGTGAAGAACATGATGAATAACCATTGCCTTGCTCGCTCCATATCGGAGGCGAGTTGGGGCGAGATCGTACGCGGGCTCGAATACAAGTGCGCGTGGTACGGGCGTACGCTCATCAAGGTGGATCGCTGGTTTCCCTCCTCCAAACGATGTAGCGATTGCGGCCACATCAAGGAAACGATACCTCTCAACGTGCACCGCTGGACCTGCGAAGCGTGTGGAGTTGAACATGACCGCGACGTAAACGCGGCGAAGAACATTCTGGCGGTCGGAGCGACCGTTGCAGCCTGTGGAGATCTGAGTAAGACCTCGGTAGCTATTGAGCTACAAGGCATCGGTCTGTGA
- a CDS encoding cytochrome c oxidase subunit I, translating into MANGAKDKNTHAAPELDEAQAAHPTHDPGHGPPPEPGFWRKYVFSTDHKVIGIQYGITALLFLLIGFCLVMLMRWQLAYPGEALPLIGKLFGEANMPDGVMQPEFYNQLGAMHGTIMVFLGIVPLAVGAFGNYVVPLQIGAPDMAFPKLNMASYWVYFLGGVVMLASFFVPAGAAKAGWTSYPPLADIETMGQTMWLIGMLFLITSSLLGAVNFLTTIIQLRAPGMTFMRMPFFVWAQFVTAFLLLLAFPPLEAAAIFQLMDRLAGTSFFLPSGLVVSGEVLDVAGGGSPLLWQHLFWFLAHPEVYVLILPAMGIVAEIIANNTRKPLWGYKALVYSVIFLGFMSFIVWAHHMFITGMGTTISAFFQVTTMIISIPSVVILSALFISLWGGSIRFTTPMLFALGFLPMFGIGGLTGLPLGLAPTDIHLHDTYYVIGHFHYVVAPGTIIALFAGIYYWFPKITGRKMNDRLGKIHFWGTILFMNGIFFPMFIQGMAGVSRRLYDGGQVYQIAEPVIHYNEFMSICAWLLALAQIPFIINFFMSLKKGEKVEANVWKATTLEWSAAPSPPVAHGNFPKLPTVHRGPYEYSVPGHDRDYLPQDEAPTVAVER; encoded by the coding sequence ATGGCTAACGGCGCCAAGGATAAGAACACGCATGCCGCGCCCGAGCTGGACGAGGCGCAGGCCGCGCACCCCACCCACGACCCGGGCCATGGGCCCCCCCCCGAACCCGGCTTCTGGCGCAAGTACGTCTTCTCGACCGATCACAAGGTCATCGGCATCCAGTACGGCATCACGGCCCTGCTCTTCCTCTTGATCGGGTTCTGCCTGGTGATGCTGATGCGCTGGCAGCTGGCCTACCCGGGCGAGGCGTTGCCGCTCATCGGCAAGCTCTTCGGCGAGGCCAACATGCCCGACGGCGTGATGCAGCCGGAGTTCTACAACCAGCTCGGCGCCATGCACGGCACCATCATGGTGTTCCTGGGCATCGTGCCGCTGGCCGTCGGCGCCTTCGGCAACTACGTGGTGCCCCTGCAGATCGGCGCGCCGGACATGGCCTTCCCCAAGCTGAACATGGCCAGCTACTGGGTCTACTTCCTGGGCGGCGTGGTCATGCTGGCGAGCTTCTTCGTCCCTGCCGGGGCCGCCAAGGCGGGCTGGACCTCCTACCCCCCGCTGGCCGACATCGAGACGATGGGGCAGACGATGTGGCTCATCGGCATGCTCTTCCTCATCACGTCGTCGCTGCTCGGGGCGGTGAACTTCCTCACCACGATCATCCAGCTCCGCGCGCCGGGGATGACGTTCATGCGCATGCCCTTCTTCGTCTGGGCCCAGTTCGTGACCGCCTTCCTGTTGCTGCTGGCCTTCCCGCCGCTGGAAGCCGCCGCCATCTTCCAGCTGATGGACCGCCTGGCCGGCACCAGCTTCTTCCTGCCGAGCGGGCTGGTCGTCAGCGGGGAGGTGCTGGACGTGGCCGGCGGCGGCAGCCCCCTCCTGTGGCAACACCTGTTCTGGTTCCTGGCCCACCCCGAGGTGTACGTGCTGATCCTGCCCGCCATGGGCATCGTGGCCGAGATCATCGCCAACAACACGCGCAAGCCGCTCTGGGGCTACAAGGCGCTCGTCTACTCGGTGATCTTCCTGGGCTTCATGTCCTTCATCGTGTGGGCCCACCACATGTTCATCACGGGCATGGGCACCACCATCAGCGCCTTCTTCCAGGTCACGACGATGATCATCTCGATCCCCTCGGTCGTCATCCTCTCGGCGCTGTTCATTTCGCTCTGGGGCGGATCGATCCGCTTCACCACCCCGATGCTCTTCGCCCTGGGGTTCCTCCCCATGTTCGGCATCGGGGGGCTCACGGGCCTGCCGCTGGGCCTGGCCCCGACCGACATCCACCTGCACGACACCTACTACGTCATCGGCCACTTCCACTACGTCGTGGCCCCGGGTACCATCATCGCCCTCTTCGCCGGCATCTACTACTGGTTTCCCAAGATCACCGGGCGCAAGATGAACGACCGGCTCGGCAAGATCCACTTCTGGGGAACGATCCTGTTCATGAACGGCATCTTCTTCCCCATGTTCATCCAGGGCATGGCAGGTGTCTCCCGGCGGCTCTACGACGGCGGCCAGGTCTACCAGATCGCCGAGCCGGTGATCCACTACAACGAGTTCATGTCGATCTGCGCCTGGCTGCTGGCTCTGGCACAGATCCCGTTCATCATCAACTTTTTCATGAGCCTGAAGAAGGGGGAGAAGGTGGAGGCGAACGTGTGGAAAGCCACCACGCTCGAATGGTCCGCCGCCCCCTCGCCGCCCGTGGCGCACGGCAACTTCCCGAAGCTGCCCACGGTGCACCGGGGGCCGTACGAATACAGCGTCCCCGGCCACGACCGGGATTACCTGCCACAGGACGAAGCTCCCACCGTAGCGGTGGAGCGCTGA
- a CDS encoding DUF6576 domain-containing protein: MNLLLLHAHAAATACERCFGAAADSPVVVAIGLSMLALLVLVIIVWGGIIGFFSHVEKRSRMLASGELVVTEDGRVVPAAARANLDDLLDKINHDGYESLSPAEKARLHELATP, from the coding sequence ATGAACCTGCTCTTGCTGCACGCGCACGCCGCCGCGACCGCCTGCGAGCGGTGCTTCGGAGCGGCGGCGGATTCGCCGGTCGTCGTCGCCATCGGCCTGTCGATGCTGGCGCTGCTGGTGCTGGTCATCATCGTCTGGGGGGGCATCATCGGCTTCTTCAGCCACGTGGAGAAGCGGTCCAGGATGCTGGCCTCGGGCGAACTCGTCGTCACCGAGGACGGCCGCGTGGTGCCGGCCGCCGCCCGCGCCAACCTCGACGACCTGCTCGACAAGATCAACCACGACGGCTATGAGAGCCTCTCCCCGGCGGAGAAGGCCCGCCTGCACGAACTGGCGACCCCCTGA
- a CDS encoding universal stress protein produces the protein MYETIFVPVDNSEHALTGIDLAVELGKRFGAELVGSHAYAARMHDYRFKQMEFTLPEEYLVEAEMEKQRKVHDTLITMGLELISDSYLVVMEERCRAAGVPFTPKMYDGKNWRVIVRDIEESGYDLVVIGALGLGAVKDSLIGSVCERVCRRVKTDVLVVKNTAPVETQLFGRGGDGTVDHVDGGGIVVGIDGSPESFAGLRTALALGKALDKPVEAVSVYDPYLHYAMFNSIVNVLTERASKVFKFKEQEQLHEEVIDTGLAKIYQSHLEVARRIAADEGYDLKITLLDGKAFEKLLQYVRRERPWLLVLGRIGVHSEADMDIGSNTENLLRLAPCNVLLSSRRYTPPLDTVAEETMRWTEPALQLLRRAPDFARGIARTTIHRWAMERGHSVITQSIVEQAMATILPRSAMIKMGIIAEAVAIEQIEAAPEDVVTYVCPTCGYAARGFAPAVCAVCGGPGDAFEKIDKEAIARLAPLEGPIEEEDTFDHVRLKWTADARNRLREVPDGYQQRRAKAQIEKSARVRRLPVITLDLVEDVLGGALRDTQDLQARGTLGQAAVDAPPPGQEIIRDGAFSWTAEAVARLNRVPEGFMRKGTKKRMEDAARRHGTDLITLEIAEEGIRDALQVMEEMIKKKAEK, from the coding sequence ATGTACGAAACGATCTTCGTCCCCGTCGACAACTCGGAACACGCGCTGACCGGTATCGATCTGGCCGTGGAACTGGGCAAGCGGTTCGGCGCGGAACTCGTCGGCAGCCACGCCTATGCGGCCCGGATGCACGACTACCGCTTCAAGCAGATGGAGTTCACGCTGCCCGAGGAATACCTCGTCGAGGCCGAGATGGAAAAGCAGCGGAAGGTGCACGACACGCTCATCACCATGGGCCTGGAACTCATCTCCGACTCGTACCTGGTGGTGATGGAGGAGCGATGCCGTGCGGCGGGCGTCCCCTTCACCCCGAAGATGTACGACGGCAAGAACTGGCGCGTGATCGTCCGCGACATCGAGGAGAGCGGGTACGACCTGGTCGTCATCGGGGCGCTGGGGCTGGGCGCGGTCAAGGACAGCCTCATCGGGAGCGTGTGCGAGCGCGTCTGCCGGCGCGTCAAGACCGACGTACTCGTCGTGAAGAACACCGCCCCGGTGGAGACCCAGCTCTTCGGGCGCGGCGGCGACGGCACCGTCGATCACGTCGACGGCGGCGGCATCGTCGTCGGCATCGACGGCAGCCCCGAGTCGTTCGCCGGCCTGCGGACGGCCCTGGCCCTGGGCAAGGCGCTCGACAAACCCGTCGAAGCCGTCTCCGTCTACGACCCCTACCTGCACTACGCGATGTTCAACAGCATCGTGAACGTGCTCACCGAACGGGCCTCGAAGGTATTCAAGTTCAAGGAACAGGAGCAGCTCCACGAGGAGGTCATCGACACCGGCCTGGCCAAGATCTACCAGTCGCACCTGGAGGTGGCCCGCCGCATCGCCGCCGACGAAGGCTACGACCTGAAGATCACGCTCCTCGACGGCAAGGCGTTCGAGAAGCTCCTCCAGTACGTGCGGCGCGAGCGCCCCTGGCTGCTCGTGCTCGGCCGCATCGGCGTGCACAGCGAGGCCGACATGGACATCGGCTCGAACACGGAGAACCTGTTGCGGCTGGCCCCGTGCAACGTGCTCCTCTCGAGCCGCCGCTATACGCCCCCCCTCGACACCGTGGCCGAAGAAACGATGCGCTGGACCGAGCCGGCCCTGCAACTGCTCCGCCGCGCTCCCGACTTCGCCCGCGGCATCGCCCGCACGACGATCCACCGCTGGGCCATGGAGCGCGGCCACTCGGTCATCACGCAGTCCATCGTCGAGCAGGCCATGGCGACGATCCTGCCCCGCTCGGCCATGATCAAGATGGGCATCATCGCCGAGGCGGTGGCGATCGAACAGATCGAAGCCGCCCCCGAGGACGTGGTGACGTACGTCTGCCCCACCTGCGGCTATGCGGCCCGGGGCTTCGCGCCGGCCGTGTGCGCCGTCTGCGGCGGCCCCGGAGACGCCTTCGAGAAGATCGACAAGGAGGCCATCGCCCGCCTGGCCCCCCTCGAAGGCCCCATCGAGGAAGAGGACACGTTCGACCACGTCCGGCTCAAGTGGACCGCCGATGCCCGCAACCGCCTCCGCGAGGTGCCCGACGGCTACCAGCAGCGGCGGGCCAAGGCCCAGATCGAGAAGAGCGCCCGCGTCCGGCGCCTGCCCGTGATCACCCTCGACCTGGTCGAAGACGTCCTCGGCGGTGCCCTCCGCGACACGCAGGACCTGCAGGCCCGCGGCACGCTCGGGCAGGCGGCCGTCGACGCCCCGCCCCCCGGCCAGGAAATCATCCGCGACGGCGCCTTCTCGTGGACGGCCGAGGCCGTGGCCCGCCTCAACCGCGTCCCGGAGGGCTTCATGCGCAAGGGCACCAAAAAACGCATGGAAGACGCCGCCCGCCGCCACGGCACCGACCTGATCACGCTCGAGATCGCCGAAGAGGGCATCCGCGACGCCCTTCAGGTGATGGAGGAGATGATCAAGAAAAAAGCAGAAAAATAG
- a CDS encoding Mrp/NBP35 family ATP-binding protein — translation MKTYHDIATDGGSNVAAQVGEQAARLARRLAGVRHVVAVMSGKGGVGKSAVTVNLGAALALDGLTVGLLDADINGPSLARMTGVLGQPLRLEDGGVQPAEAAPGLKVMSIDLLLADEHAPVLWEAPTQRDAFTWRGLMEMHAVREFLTDTAWGRLDVLLIDLPPGTDKLPNLVDLLPALDGTLVVTLPSGVSQHVVGKSIRMATAVLGTPVIGLVENMASYACPHCGREAPLFPTGEAAALAARHGIPYLGGLPFDPRLSAAADRGTAFMVEYADTPAGRAFRRLAEQVRTFLNPEHPFAPSPRSSR, via the coding sequence ATGAAAACCTACCACGACATCGCCACGGACGGGGGATCGAACGTCGCCGCGCAGGTGGGTGAGCAGGCCGCGCGGCTGGCCCGGCGGCTGGCGGGCGTGCGGCACGTCGTCGCCGTGATGAGCGGCAAGGGCGGGGTGGGCAAAAGCGCCGTGACGGTCAACCTGGGGGCCGCGCTGGCGCTCGACGGCCTGACCGTGGGCCTGCTCGACGCCGACATCAACGGCCCCTCGCTGGCCCGCATGACGGGCGTGCTGGGGCAGCCGCTCCGGCTCGAGGACGGGGGCGTCCAGCCGGCCGAAGCGGCACCCGGCCTCAAGGTCATGTCCATCGACCTGCTCCTGGCCGACGAGCACGCCCCCGTCCTCTGGGAGGCTCCCACCCAGCGCGATGCCTTCACCTGGCGGGGCCTGATGGAGATGCACGCCGTGCGCGAGTTCCTCACCGACACCGCCTGGGGCCGGCTGGACGTGCTCCTGATCGACCTGCCCCCCGGCACGGACAAGCTCCCCAACCTGGTGGACCTGCTCCCCGCCCTCGACGGTACCCTCGTCGTCACCCTGCCCTCGGGCGTCTCCCAGCACGTCGTCGGCAAGTCCATCCGCATGGCCACCGCCGTGCTCGGCACCCCGGTGATCGGGCTCGTGGAGAACATGGCCTCGTATGCCTGCCCCCACTGCGGGCGCGAGGCCCCGCTCTTCCCCACCGGCGAAGCCGCGGCGCTGGCGGCACGGCACGGCATCCCCTACCTGGGCGGCCTCCCCTTCGACCCGCGTCTCTCGGCCGCCGCCGACCGCGGGACCGCCTTCATGGTCGAGTACGCCGATACCCCGGCAGGGCGAGCGTTCCGGCGGCTGGCGGAGCAGGTGCGCACGTTCCTCAACCCCGAGCACCCCTTTGCGCCTTCTCCGCGTTCTTCGCGGTAA
- a CDS encoding cytochrome C oxidase subunit IV family protein, with amino-acid sequence MDEHTTASAEDIRKHVRVYLIVFAALATLTVVTVAVSYVHLPILPALVVGLLIATIKGGLVAAYFMHLVSEKKVIFGVLIITAVFLVGMFILTLSSFHDQEGIMTFTP; translated from the coding sequence ATGGACGAACACACGACCGCCTCGGCCGAAGACATCCGGAAACACGTCCGGGTGTACCTGATCGTTTTCGCCGCGCTGGCTACACTGACCGTCGTGACGGTGGCCGTCAGCTACGTGCACCTGCCGATCCTGCCGGCCCTGGTGGTGGGCCTGCTCATCGCGACGATCAAGGGCGGCCTGGTGGCGGCCTACTTCATGCACCTGGTCTCGGAGAAGAAGGTGATCTTCGGCGTGCTGATCATCACGGCGGTCTTCCTCGTCGGGATGTTCATCCTCACCCTCTCCTCCTTCCACGACCAGGAGGGCATCATGACGTTCACACCCTGA
- a CDS encoding radical SAM/SPASM domain-containing protein → MPPAFTPSLISWNLTRRCNLRCPHCYLSAGEAEADELSTDECLALLDELAALGTEMLILTGGEPLLRRDIYEIARKASALGMWVVMGTNGVLVNDHVARKMVDCGVRGVGISLDALDPEKHDRFRGGPDAWKHSVRALEICRRHGLEVLVQTTVMEMNYDEIPALLDFAREKGAWSFNVYFLVQTGRGQALNDLSPERTEALLTRLVELQDRYRPMLVRAKCAPQFKQIAYAMGRGGLESGGCMAGTAYCRITPGGDVTPCPYMTVVAGNLRERSFTEIWQTSPVFADLRDRSRLQGRCGACEFNALCGGCRCRAYAATGDYLAEDPACTYRPTGRPLAEPPLDWSDNARARLERIPIAFIRDKVRRGVEAFARRHGLPRITHDVMTRALQGADRPEAFAGLKAPAFRPRQPAETAGTGRPEPGARP, encoded by the coding sequence ATGCCCCCCGCTTTCACCCCATCACTCATTTCGTGGAACCTGACGCGGCGGTGCAACCTGCGCTGCCCGCACTGCTACCTCTCGGCGGGTGAGGCGGAAGCGGACGAACTTTCGACGGACGAATGCCTGGCCCTGCTCGACGAGCTGGCGGCGCTCGGCACCGAGATGCTCATCCTCACCGGCGGCGAGCCCCTGCTCCGCCGCGACATCTACGAGATCGCCCGGAAGGCCTCGGCCCTGGGAATGTGGGTGGTCATGGGCACGAACGGCGTCCTCGTCAACGACCATGTGGCGCGCAAGATGGTCGACTGCGGCGTCCGGGGCGTGGGCATCAGCCTGGACGCGCTCGACCCGGAAAAGCACGACCGCTTCCGGGGCGGGCCGGATGCCTGGAAGCACAGCGTCCGCGCCCTTGAGATCTGCCGCCGGCACGGGCTCGAAGTGCTCGTGCAGACGACCGTCATGGAGATGAACTACGACGAGATCCCGGCCCTGCTCGACTTCGCCCGGGAGAAGGGAGCCTGGTCGTTCAACGTCTACTTCCTCGTACAGACCGGGCGCGGGCAGGCCCTGAACGACCTCTCGCCCGAGCGCACCGAGGCCCTCCTCACCCGCCTGGTCGAGCTCCAGGACCGCTACCGCCCCATGCTGGTGCGTGCCAAGTGCGCCCCCCAGTTCAAACAGATCGCCTACGCGATGGGGCGCGGCGGGCTGGAGAGCGGCGGCTGCATGGCCGGCACCGCCTACTGCCGCATCACCCCCGGCGGCGACGTGACCCCCTGCCCCTACATGACCGTGGTCGCCGGCAACCTGCGGGAACGCTCCTTCACCGAGATCTGGCAGACCTCGCCCGTCTTTGCCGACCTGCGGGACCGCAGCCGCCTCCAGGGGCGGTGCGGGGCCTGTGAGTTCAACGCGCTCTGCGGCGGCTGCCGCTGCCGGGCCTACGCCGCCACGGGCGACTACCTGGCCGAGGACCCCGCCTGCACCTACCGGCCGACGGGCCGCCCCCTCGCCGAGCCGCCCCTCGACTGGTCCGACAACGCCCGCGCCCGCCTCGAACGCATCCCCATCGCCTTCATCCGGGACAAGGTGCGCCGGGGCGTCGAAGCCTTCGCCCGGCGTCACGGGCTGCCCCGTATCACCCACGACGTGATGACCCGCGCCCTCCAGGGCGCCGACCGCCCCGAAGCCTTCGCCGGCCTGAAGGCACCGGCCTTCAGGCCGCGCCAACCGGCCGAGACGGCCGGTACGGGCCGCCCGGAACCGGGTGCCCGGCCCTGA